One genomic window of Deltaproteobacteria bacterium CG2_30_66_27 includes the following:
- a CDS encoding prevent-host-death protein, with product MKKVALSNVKDDLSRFIRMAEKEEIVITRHGIPAGVLIGFGSEDDWFDYRLENDPRFLKRIESARTSLRSGKGIRLEDI from the coding sequence ATGAAGAAGGTGGCATTGTCCAATGTGAAGGACGACCTGTCGAGATTTATTCGGATGGCGGAAAAAGAGGAAATCGTGATTACTCGTCATGGGATACCGGCGGGTGTGCTTATTGGATTTGGATCTGAGGATGATTGGTTCGATTACAGATTGGAGAACGACCCGCGTTTCCTGAAACGGATTGAATCGGCACGAACCAGTTTAAGGTCTGGGAAGGGCATAAGACTTGAAGACATTTGA